CTATGCTACTTCTCTACATGGTCTTCATATTTGCAACCAACTTCAGGTCACTCACGCTCTGATATTGCGGTGAATGTGATGGAGGCTTGTGTCGTCTCTTGCGACAACAAAGGAGAAGAGTGTGCCATGATAGTGGATAGCAACGTGGAGGATGAAGCGAATGCAATGTTATTTTCTCTCCTCATGCTCCTGATCTTAAGGTCCATAAAGTCGCTAATTGTAGCGGGCTTGCTGATCTTCTCCGAGTCAACATCCTTTTCGCCTGTTAGCATGCTGACGACAGTTGACATAGTGGGTCGATGTCTTGTGACATCTTGTGTACAGAGAAGTCCAACTTTCAGGAACCTGCAGGCTTGTTCAATATCCATATCATCACCCGCAGAACTGTCTATGATTTTCGCCAAATCTCCCTGCTCATAATACATCCATGTCTGCAAGAGGAGAACCCCATTGGTAACCTCTGGGAACTGTAGCAGCAAAGAACAAAAGTCCATGGGTTAGAATATTTGCTCCCTCCAGTCATGCTAAGAGGTTATAAACGATTTATGCATTTATGTAGAGACAAGGAAGCAGCTAATGTGCTTGCCAGTGAGCAACTAAAATGTAAGTGCATGATAATAGTAATCATTTTTTTGTATTGTATTACTAATTTAATAAATGAAAAATGGACATGGCATGGCTAACATTCTGAAATGCAAGAGTTGTATGCATCTACACTAGTTTTTTTAACAGAAATCAAGACTGCTTTTATGCACTCCAAATTTCTGACGTGCCAGTACCATCCATCCATCAAACTCAAATTGTAAATAACTTCAGCTAAAAACTAATTCATTCATTATGGtaaaatatactccctccgtcccataatataagaacgtttttcaaGCTTTGTTAGTttgaaaaacgttcttatattatgggacggagggagtaatagttTACTTTTTACCAATAAGGGCTGggaaaagaagagaaagaaatatgGTATTCTATTTCATCTAACCTTTTCCAGAAGTATCTGGTCTTCATAGGGTAATCTTGAACTGGTGTTGGATCTCCCACTGACTATTTCAAGAAGCAAAACACCAAAACTATAAACATCTGACTTCCGTGTCACTTGTCCTCGAATGGCATACTCAGGAGCCAAGTAACCTCTGTGAAGTAAAACTGAGTAAGTAATGCCGCAAGTTTATCAAACCATAATGATCATTTATGAATAACTATGTCTTTATTTGTTATTTCAATTGTAATTGCCTCTAACTTCTCCTATGAAACAGGTGGTGTGGTTTCATTATATGTGAAAGATTCTTTTGGGGTGTATTAAATTCAACCAATTAACTTGAAATGCCAATTATAAGCAATAGCTTCTGAAGGCACACAGTACAAAACAAAGAAACttctccctccgtcccataatataagacacTGAGCATATTGGATGTAATaacgtcttatattatgggacggtgGGAGTAGTAAACATGCAATGCAGATGATAATTCATTATAGGTAGATAGTTCCATATGACAAAATTAACTTACAATGTTCCTGCAACCCGTGTGCTAATATGTGACGCATTTGGAGGTAGAAGCTTTGCTAAACCGAAATCAGAAATTTTGGGGGTGAGATCCTTATCAAGAAGTATATTGCTTGCTTTGATATCCCGATGAACAATGTGGGGATTGACATCATCATGGAGGTATGCTAATCCTCGGGCGATACCAAGGCAAATATTTACTCTACTTCTCCAATTGAACTGGATATTGCTGCGGCCAGAACCTAATAAGAAATAAGAAGAGAAAAGCTAAGGAGCATTAGAATATAGACCTCTTTTTAGCAAATATGTACAAGTTCTGAAGAACAGTACGATGAAAAGAACTAACCAAGAATTACCTAGAAGTGTTTGTGCAAGGCTATTATTCTCAAGGTAATTGTAGACAAGGATCCTCTGGTTTCCTTCCACACAATAGCCATAAAGGCTGACAAGATTGCCATGAGATATGTTGGAAATTGACATCAGTTCATTCAGAAACTCCTTTAGTCCTTGTCTTGATTCTACAGATAACACCTTGACAGCAATAAGTTTTCCATTCCTTAGCCGCCCCTACACCATTATGTGATCAAACTTTAAACATGTTCATTTATTCCATTAGAATTTCATTTGGCTTATTAGTTGAAGGTTACACACACTACCTTATATACCGATCCAAAACCACCCTCACCAATCTTGTTGGATGGGTTAAAATTTTCTGTTGCCCTTGCTAGCTCCCTATAAGTGTATCTTATTGTATTAATATCACCAGGGAGGTCTGTAAAAATTAGGTTAAGTATTTAAATATGGCAATATGAAGAAGGTGACCATATCATAGTCCACAAGAGTGTAGAACAGTCTGTATAAGAGATATCTACCTTCAGTATGAGTAGAAATTTGCTGGCGTGTTGCCCCACTTTTATAGCAGAAGAAAGGAGAACAACCCATTACTTATATTCTCAAAATATGTCTGCCTCGCCGTTGTCAGTTCAATAAATACGTTTGCACTTATGATATCCACACAGACATTTCACCAACCTTAAACAGCTGCCATCATATCCTGAAAATAAATGAAACTTATGGTCACCACAAAGAGAATTATACTGAATGAGCCCTTCTACGCTACCAAGTACCAACCAATTACTGTGAACCATCATGTTCGTTGAGTTGTCAGTCGGTGGGTCTCAAACCTAGGTTAGCTAGGTGGTTTGAGCCCAATATTTCCCTAATTAATTGGGCAACTCTGCTTCTTCCATGGTGAATTGCAGAGCTTCCACCTTTCGtggttttcaaaaaaaataaactcGGCCAATCTGTTCTTTTCAGTCCAACAGCTATATTAATTGGGATTTAGTTATATTTCTCCATCAAGAGGAGGAAGTAATATTGTGTTAGTGTAAACTGTGACTACGTGCGGTGCTAAACAAAAATGGACACTTTCTGCCTTGCAACTAGCAGCTAAATTAGGCACTACTACCTTATAATTAAACTATTATCCTTTGCATGGAAGATCAAAGTTGCTGGTGTACTCCAGGGTGATCTGTTCAAGCTCAGAACATGCATAGAGTTCTCATCAGAGAAACATATCTAACTACTACATCAGCACCTGAAAGCAACTAACTTAAGCTTATAGCCCGACTATACAAATTAGATTAGGTCCACTATGACATAAATGGTACTTTTTAAAAGTGCGGTCGAGTATCTCAGTTTCTCCACCTGCAACGGCTGCTACAACTTTAATAAATGGGCAGAGCTCCCTGCCATAGGTATCAACAATATATTTATCAACATTTCAAATAAACTATTCAGCGGGATGTCACACTTGGACAGGCATTACCTCGTGGATGATTTCCTGCAAGGACTTCCAACTAATCTAGGGGGAAATGGTGGTGTATTTGTCTCGACAAAGATGATTTTGTAGTCTAAGTGTCTCTGCTACCGATTAAACTAATCTATCTCACACCGTCACACGCAATAGATCGCCAAAAGGTACACGACTCCACCCAGCAGCTTCTGTGTTCACACAGGAAACCACATTTCAGCTGCACAACACTTCTCAATACCCTCATCCAAAACAAGCCAAAACCGGCAAAACGTTGTGACGATTATAAGCTATGGCGCAGGGCCAGGTACGAAACTACAATTTTCATCAGCGAGCAAAATCAAAGCCGATTTCAGTCTCTTAGGCGACACTGGAACTGGAACTTCATCCCACGAATTCCTCCCAAATCTCCCTCTGATCAACCAATCAACGCCAGAATCAGAACCCTGGATAATCCCCTAACCCCTTGGTGAAGAGCAGACCTAAGGCCGTAAAGTAGAATCAGAAGGCCCAATCCTTCTCCTCCAGAGACAAAGACCAGAGCACCCAACCAAGCAGGGTAGCAGACTGACCTGATCAACCGCAGCCTAATCCACCGTCCAGGCCCGTGGAGCAGTCCCCCGGGAAACTCGAATCCGACACAATCCGAGACCGCAGAAGAAGTTACCGCGACCCTCGCAGCGCGCGCAGGCAGACAGGTAGCTCCAGCCCACCGCTACTCAAGCAAGCAGATCCAGCGAGTCGTCAGCGGCCCCGAGGGTTCCCGTGCACGAGCGCAGCCCTTGGACTTAGCgcagaggcggcggcgggcggcggctgggaggaggaggaggaggaggcgggtgGGAAATGGCGGCGTTGGACTGTGAGGTTTCGGTCCCGAGTGATTATTTGACTTGTGCTTCCGCGGTgggggagggaggaagaggaggggaaGGAGGGACGGGGCCGCGCACGCGGGCGCCTTGAAGTGGAGGGGTGCTGAGGCTGGTCAAACGCCAAGTGTTGACCACGTGGCCGCGTTGGATGGTTTGGGTTCGGGTTAGGGTTCGACGCGGCGGCTGCCTGCCGGAGCGCCCAGCCTCGCGTGTGAACCGGACGGGACCGGACCGGACCGGGCACATGAAAAATATTACTATCTTGGAGGACCAGGGGAGAATGAGTCAGGTCCATCGGGCTCTTTGGTTCTTTGATTTGATTTGATTGATGCGGTTCGCCAAAAAGATGAAAAAGCGACAATAGCGTGTGGAATTGATGAGGTGGGGACACGTGTGTAATCGTGAAATGGAGAGACTGAAACATCCTGACTGCAGCTTCACTTACCCACGTGTCCGGGCAATATACTTACTGCGAGTTGTCCCAGTATACGATAGTGGTGGTATCTTAGTTGATATCATACACTCTTcaccagacggagggagtatgcatgatactagtatacgATACTTCCTACTATGATTAGCCTTAGAGCATCTACATAATGATTGGGCTGATGAAACTGTATGTCAGATATGGAAGGCGACTCCCAAGCTTAATAAGGCTTTCATAGTACTAATCCCAGAACGTGCTGATGTTGAAACTGTCAGCGATTTCCGCCCGATCAGTCTTACACACAGTTTTTCCAACCTATTCGCTAAGATGTTGGCTAACAAAGCAAATCACAAGGAGGCGAATGCAGGAGATTATCAGTGCTAACCAATCGGCATTCATCACATGACGTAATCTACACGACAATTTCCTACTGGTCAAGCAAATCACAAGGAAGATTCACTACAGAAAAACCTCAAGTGTGTTTCTGAAGCTCGACATCACACATGCCTTTCACTCCCTCTCTTGGCCTTTTCTGTTCCAAGTACTGCAGACCAGGGCTTTGGCGCGGCATGGATCGGGTGGATACAAATCCTCCGCAGCACCGCAACCACCCGTGTCATTGTTAATGGCAACCCTAGAAGAAGCTTCGCTCACGCTCGTGGTTTGCGCCAGGGAGACCCAATCTCGCCCCTACTCTTTGTCATCGCCGTGGAAGCTTTGACCACAATTTTTCAGAGGCCAGCCATGGACGGGGCGCTGAGCTCGTTTACTGGGATCTCGGCAATGCAACGGCTATCCATTTTCGCAGATGATGTCATAGTATTCTTCAAGTCAACTGTCCAAGATATGAATTTTGTCAAGTTTATGCTTGATGCCTTTGGAGTGGCCTTGGTGCTCAAGGTCGATTACCGAAAATCGAAGGAAATCCTCATCAGGGGCACAGACGAGGATAGCCAGCACGTCGCAAATCTACTGCAATGTGAACTAGGGAATTTTACTTGTAAATACTTGGGCCTTCCACTTGCAATAAATCAGCTCGACAGAGGAGATTGGCGGCTTGAAATTTTTATGCCAATCTCCTTAACCTTATCTTTGCCCTTCCAGAAGAAAGCTCTCATCCATAAGTCCATTTCATGAAAGACCCAGTCAGGGGCATTGAGCACCATAAGATTGATGAATGGGTCTAGCCGCCACTACGGATTGAAGGAGAACCAGACGGCCCAATCTCTAAATAAAGCCCCGTTGGCATCAAAAATTTCTTCTATGGACTTGGCACAAAAAAAATTGAAGATGCAAGCTCTCGCGCTGCGGGTGAGATGGGAGTGGTTacgactgttggggaacgttgcatggaaaacaaaaaaattctacgcacacacaagatctatccatggagatgcatagctacgagagggggagaacatcttcatacctttgaagatcgctaagcggaagcgtttatcaatgtggttgatgtagtcgtacaccttcacgatccgtcccgataaagtaccaaacgtacgacacctccgcgttcagcacacgttcggctcgatgacgtcctcacCTTCTTGATCGAGCAAGAGgggtgaagtagtagatgagttccggcggCATGACGAcctggtgacggtggtggtgaagaacaacctccgcagggctttgccaagcacaacggaaactatgacggaggataaactagagggggcGGGGTTGttggcacacggcttggtgaatcttgatgtgttccgggtgctagccctgcccctctatttatatgtcgAGCCCTGGGGTCGTTTCTTGGAGAaagagcctcctcaaagtcggtttagCACGCACAGAATAGTCCTTCTCGGACTTCCAGGGCCAAATGCACGATTCCTGACGTTTACGTAAACACCACGGACTACGGCGTCTGGCCCAGGGGGTAGACGCCAGGAACCTTGGCGTCTAGCCCCTGTCCTCCGAGAAAACCTCTTTGTGCACTGTCTTAAGGCCTCATGGGCCTTACCCCTTGGCCCAaccatatcatcatatatatcaatatttacctctggaccattccggagctcctcatcatgtctgtgatctaaTCCGGGACTCTGagcaacattcggtcaccaacatacataactcatataatattatatcgtcaacgaacgttaaacgtgcggaccctacgggttcgagaatgatgtagacatgaccgagacgcttctccgatcaataaccaatagcgggacctggatgcccatattggttcctacatattccacgaagatctttatcggtcgaacctttatgacaacatacgtagttctctttgtctgtcggtatgttacttgctcgagattcaatcgtcggtatctccatacctagttcaatcttgttaccggcatgtccctttactcgttccgtaatacatcatcccgtaactaactccttagtcactttgcttgcaagcttcttgtggtgttgttttaccgagagggcccagagatacctctccgtcatacggagtgacaaatcccagtctcgatccatgccaattcaacagacaccttcggagatacctgtagagcacctttatgatcacccagttacgttgtgacattttaTGGCACACAAGGCAATCATCCGGAGtctgggagttgcatgatctcatggtcgaagaaacatgtatttgacattaagaaagcagtagcaataaactgaacgatcatatgctatgctaacggttgggtcttgtccatcacatcattctcctaatgatgtgatcccgttatcaaatgacaactcatgtctatggctaggaaatcttaaccatcttttgatcaacgagctagtctagtagaggctcactagggacacgatatttatttatgtatccacacatgtatttaagtttccggtcaatacaattctagcatgcataataaacctttatcatgaataaggaaatataataataacaactttattattgcctctagggaatatttccatcagtctcccacttgcactagagtcaataatctagattacattgtaatgaatctaacacccatggagtctttgtcctaatcatgttttgctcgtggaagaggcttagtcaacgcgGAAGAGGCTTTACAAATTTTATAGTAGGCCAaattttaatcttgactttgatagtaggttcccattcatcatgcaattttctaggaattgaaacttctaaatccaatttttcttcaaaagctttcatcatagcatcaacaatatgtttagtaaaagctttattttgttcataggcatggggtgaatttatcatggattgcaacaaagaaatacaatcaatcaaagagcaactatcataattaaagtctttgtaatccaaaagagtgggcacatcattagttaaagttttgacctcttcaaacccactttcatcaattttctcaacaagattttcaccctcggaaatattgggacgccttctacctaaagttgactcttctccagtccctttttcatcaatcttaacttttctaaacaaagaatcaacagaagaaacaccaatcattttaagatcttcatcacttttgcgaaagaaatcactagaaaacgctttttctaaaaattatcttttagctctaagcatagcggttcttttcttactttcaaccatagaaacataaagagctttaattggttcatctactttaggcacaaaaaatttcatcttgagattttccacatcatgagcaattctatcaacacttctagataattcatcaatcttactcaacttttcttctatggaagtgttgaaaactttttatGTGTCGATAAATtttttaatattattctcaagatcagaggtgttcctattattataagattgatttccataggaattaccataattattagaggaattactaggaaaaggcctaggattgaaattacctctataagcattattattgaaattattttgagaaataaaattcacatctatggcatcactattttgctcaatcaaagtagacaaaggcatatcattaaaatcaataggagcacttttactagcaacgaattgcataagagcatcaactttttcactcaaagaagaaatttcttcaaccgaattaacttttttactagtaggagctctttgagtatgccattgtgaataatttgccatgatattatcaagaaatttggtggcttcacccaaagtaatttccataaaataccacccgcggcggaatctaaaagattacgagaaacaaaattcaatgcCGCATAAAAAacttgtatgatcatccaaagatttaaccaaTGAGTTGGGCAAtcccttagcatcattttcatcctttcccaagattgcgcaacatgctcatgttcaagttgcttgaaattcatgatctgggttctaagggaaataatttttgcgggcggaaaatacttagtgataaaggcatctttgcacttattccaagaatcgatactattgcgaggcaaagaagaaaaccaaatttttgcagaatcacgcaaagaaaacggaaataatttcatcttcaccacatcattgtccacatcttttttcttttgcatatcacataattccACAAAGGTATTGAGATGGGATGTGGCATCCTCATTAgaagtaccggaaaattgatctttcataacaagattcaacaaagcagtattaatatcacaagtctccgcactagtggcgggaggagcaagcggagtgccaataaaatcattgttgttggtatttgataaatcacataacttggtgttctcttgagtcatgatgaccacacaacaagattgcactcaaaaacagatccggcaagaaaacggcaaacggaaaaagagaggcgaataaaacggcaaatttttgtgaagtgggggagaggaaaacgagaggcaaatgacaaataatgtaaattgcaaggagatgagatttgtgattaggaacctggtatatgttgaagatcctccccgacaacggggccagaaattccttttgatgtcgcttgaagctacgtcagtatttccccaaagaggaagggatgatgcagcacagcggcggtaggtatttccctcagatatgaaaccaaggttatcgaaccagtaggagaaccaagcaacacaacgtaaacagcccctgcacacagataacaaaccctcgcaacccgatgtgttaaaggggttgtcaatcccttccggggtacggcgcctcaagataggcaaacagacgtgaggtaaattgtagtagattgatagatcgaacgctaaacaaaataaataaggataaattgcagcaaggtatttttgcatttttggtttaatagatctgaaaataaacgcaaggaaaaagtagatcgcaaaggcaaatatatgagaaagaagacacgggggccgtagatttcactaatggcttctctcgagaaaaatagcaaacggtgggtgaacaaattactgttgggcaattgatagaacttcaaataatcatgacgatatccaggcaatgatcattatataggcatcacgtccaagattagtagaccgactcctgcctgcatatactactattactccacacatcgaccgctatctagcatgcatctagtgtattaagttcatggaaaaacggagtaatgcaataagaacgatgacatgatgtagacaagatctatctatgtagagatagaccccatcgttttatccttagtagcaacgatacatacatgtcggttccctttttgtcactgggatcaagcaccgtaagatcgaacccactacaaagcacctcttcccattacaagataaatagatcaagttcgccaaacaaaacccaaatatcggagaagaaatacgaggctataagtaatcatgcatataagagatcaaagaaactcaaataactttcatggatataaaaagatataactgatcataaactcgaagttcatcagatcccaacaaactcaccgcaaaagagttacatcatatggatctccaagagaccattgtattgagaattcagtgagagagagaaagccatatagctactaactacggacccgaaggtctacaaagaactactcacgcatcatcggagaggcaccaatggaggtggtgaaccccatccgagatggtgtctagattggatctggtggttctggactctgcggcggctggatgaatatttcatcgactcccctagggtttctggaatattggggtatttatagagcaaagaggcggtccggggggcacccgaggtgggcacaacccaccagggcgcgcctgggcctcctggcgctccctggtgggttgtgcccccctcggggcaccacccaggcgcagccagggctcgttgtgttccttctggcccataaaaattctccgtaaagtttcagggcatttggactccgtctgatattgatttcccgcgatgtaaaaaacatgcagaaacagcaactggcacttggcactatgtcaataggttagtaccaaaaaatgatataaaatgactataaatgattgtaaaacatccaagattgataatataacagcatggaaaataaaaatttatagatacgttggagacgtatcagtctctCCAGAAAGAAGGGGACGGATCTAGGAAAGCAGTGGATACCTAGTGGGTCCCACATACCTAGATATTTTGGTGGCCTTAGTCTTGAGCAATAAATTGAACATGATAGTAAAAGAATTAAAAAAACACACTAGCTTAGCGATG
The sequence above is a segment of the Aegilops tauschii subsp. strangulata cultivar AL8/78 chromosome 6, Aet v6.0, whole genome shotgun sequence genome. Coding sequences within it:
- the LOC109741898 gene encoding cold-responsive protein kinase 1 encodes the protein MGCSPFFCYKSGATRQQISTHTEDLPGDINTIRYTYRELARATENFNPSNKIGEGGFGSVYKGRLRNGKLIAVKVLSVESRQGLKEFLNELMSISNISHGNLVSLYGYCVEGNQRILVYNYLENNSLAQTLLGSGRSNIQFNWRSRVNICLGIARGLAYLHDDVNPHIVHRDIKASNILLDKDLTPKISDFGLAKLLPPNASHISTRVAGTLGYLAPEYAIRGQVTRKSDVYSFGVLLLEIVSGRSNTSSRLPYEDQILLEKFPEVTNGVLLLQTWMYYEQGDLAKIIDSSAGDDMDIEQACRFLKVGLLCTQDVTRHRPTMSTVVSMLTGEKDVDSEKISKPATISDFMDLKIRSMRRENNIAFASSSTLLSTIMAHSSPLLSQETTQASITFTAISERE